TGATCGTAAGGTGATGGCCTTAAGGTGatcttttgggtttttctctgTATTGCTTGGTAAGGGACCTTGAATCTTTTCTGAAATAAGAGCTGTCAATTGGCTCAACTGTATTTGCAGATTTTTGAGGGATGAATTTTGGCTCTCCATCTTTTCATCAGTGACCTTAATATACTTATACAGAAGATCATCAAGACTTGAATGAGCTTGTTGAGGCCTTTGCTGATAGGGCCCTACTTGTTGATAAGGTCTAAAGTTTGATTGACCATGGTTTGGATTTTGGTATCCGGGTGGACCCtgtatttgttgcttctggaagCTTTGAGAGTTCTCTGCACCATTTGGATTGCTCTATTGAAATCATGGATGTTTCTGTGCCATTGGACTTCCAAAAAGATATTGCTTGTAACCGATGACATTGACATGTTCATCATTGTGATTGGTTGCTTGACATTCATGGTTCTGATGATTTCCTCCACACATGTCACAAGCCTCAGATTGGCTTGGTTGTTGTGTATTCACCTGAAAAGTTTCAAACTTTTGTGCCAAGGAAATAATTTGTTATGTTAGTGTATTTAAAGCATCAACCTGATTTACTGTAGCGGCCTTCTtgataattgtcacacctcctttttccgccccgcgaggggacaagggagtttttccaattaaaggacaatcgaaacgggattggtttatttatttcagagtcgccacttgggagatttagggtgtcccaagtcaccaattttaatcccgaatcgaggaaaagaatgactccatattacagtctgcgtaccagaaatctagataaggaattctgttaacccgggagaaggtgttaggcattcccgagttccgtggttctagcacggtcgctcaactgttatattcggcttgattatctgattttatacaaatgtgaacttatgtgccaattttatcttttaaccgcttttatcattcactgttattttataggacttgcaacgtcgtgaaaacatatctcgaaccacgttacatcaatgcacccgtggttattgacatatctcgactcggttgagatttggatttgggtcacataaatgtgcacccgaattaaggagaataaattattaagacgcgcctaaagcgactaacgtattgttattttggggaaggccgtaaaatttgctaagcggcctgtcccggattctaagtattttaatatatatgcatttagagggccccgcagcttctatatttttgtttgtcgaggctcgtctcattcatttttttttaagaatttgcaacgtcatggaaatgcatctcgggccacgccacaatcaatgcgcccgtgactagagacatatttcgactccgttgagatttggatttgggtcacataaatgtgcacccgagtttagggagataacattattaaaggcgcgcctaaagcaactagcgcattattattttgggtagggccgtgaaatttgttaatcggcccgtcccggaatctaagtatttaatacatatgttttgtgagggctccgcaatttgtacattttttatgtggcgaagctcgtctcgtttttattatttgagggcaaacttaaggcaactacgattttctaccaatgaaatcatccgaggttaaacaaaaaaacaacgattctaacaggtaataatatccatggtaaaaatgaaaaatagaataacctcgttcatatgctcacatttactttaagcctAAACATAGGATAAACATTTTTAACACGACaacaaaaaattgcattgttgacattcataaatatcgaatattctcattttttgccttgaaccataatatgcaaaatgaatgaaatgaaacaaaggacgaagaacaccaaccttcgaacctcgacaatcctagaacgataAACAGCGatcccgacggaactcaagccggacctctctgaacgaagaacaacgacggaacctcggacagcacctcGACGTGCCGGACcacgacgaaccaaagacgacctcgatggaaatagaaagctcggaccaaGAACTGTTGCGGCTGCTGGATttttcgagaggttagctgctgctggatttttcgacgcagcaactgGTGAGTGAAGCTGCAGCAGAAGGGGTCGTTGGATGTGAGGATAGGGCAGCTATGGAGGGAGCTAGTGGCGCGAAGGAGAGGACTGTGGCGATAGCTGCTAGGCAGCGCggcgacgcagcaacagctgcctCCCTAACGACGAAGCAGCAGTAGGGGGCGACGGGCTGAATGACGAAGAAGATGATGACGATGGTCGCCGGATTTTGCTGGTTCAGCAGGTGGTTGTGGGGGTGTGACTGGTTCAGTTGACGACGAGGGAGCAGCAGGGAGATGGGACGATGTTGTGGGCTTGTAGGGTTTTTTTTGGTGGGGCAGACGAGGGGAAGCTGGTGGTTCGACGGTGGTCTTGAGGCAGCTGGTTGTTTGACGACAAGGGGGGAGCTATTGGTCGTGGTGCTGGTTGGAAGCTGGTGGCGACGGGGTGCGACTGGTTTTGGGCAGTGGGGGAGTTAGTCGCGACGACGACGGAGGGGGCTGGTTGGGTGGTTGTCGACAGTAGGGGTGCCGGGGAAGGTGACagagtggtcgtttggtggtgttgTTTATGGTGGAGAGATGGTGGTTTTGCTTTCTGTTTCGGACGTGAGCCAGTaaggttttttcttcttcttcttcgggaagaagaaaatgaatagTGCCTGTTTCCACCAAATTTCCAAAGTCCTCCCTTTTGCCTTGgccttgtccgtgtatttgatacccaatgccaagaaaaatgagccacacgcgtggtggggttcaaggtttgtgtccctcaCGCGTGGTgggattccccatgtgtcatggactcggtttattatgagctaggtccgaaaattaggcctaaagccGGGTAGTtcgaacccgaatattattcttttgcccggatccgagaataagaacacgacgttgcttaactagtcctatgtaagcaaaatagctaccaaaataagactaatatttaacaaaactatatctttttaatattttttcaagatttaaaatagctacaaaatattaataaaactatttttttgtaattttcgttttttttaataaagacaaaatataaagtaatatttttgtatttttccaaaattaaaatgactacaaaacattaatagaattatatttttttgtaatttttcgaatttatataaagtaccaaaataaagtacaatttttgtattttttcaagtttatgagaaatacataaactaaaatttatatatgtatttttgtgatttttctttttgcaacgaaataaagtaaaatagttaaaatggctatattagacccaatttcacatattcacgctaaaaatgtgaaaattctcggggagggtcaaaaatccggtgtctacaatAATTATACGCTCAGATGGCCATTGGATGTCATTCTCGGAAATTTCATTCAACAATTGCAACACTTCCTTTGTTGTTTTTCCCATTACTGAACCTCCTGCAGCTGCATCTATCACATTTCTAGAAGAGGGGTTTTAGCTCGTGATAAAAAATATACAATTGTATATGTTCAGGAATATCGTGGTGTAGACATTTTCTTAACATTGTTTTTAACCATTCCCAAGCTTGATAAACTGACTCTGTGTTAGTCTGCAAGAAATTAGATATGTCTTGTCTTAACTTTGCAGTTTTAGCAggggaaaaatatttgtttaaaaatttctGAGTCATTTGATCCCATGTGGTAATGGAACCTTGTGGCAAACTTCGCAACCAAGTCTTGGTATCTCCTTTTAAAGAGAAAGGAAATAGCCTTAACTTGATAGCTTTTGGAGGTACTCCATTATACTTAGTTGtttcaacaagttccaaaaaGTCAATTAAATGACTGTGTGGATCTTTACTTGCGTCTCCAATGAAGATGCAAGACTGTTGAATTGTTTGAATCAGGCCAGTCctgatttcaaagttgttggctGCCACTGGAGGTTTTCTGACACTAGATTCACAGTTGAAGCGGTCAGGTCTAGCATAATCCCTTAGGATTCTGTTTGCTGGCCTTGGCGCCACTTCATCAAATTGATCCTCTATTTGTACTGATGGTGGTATTTCGCGTGGGTTGATATTTTCTACTTCCTGATACTCCATACCTTCACAAGCTATGCTTTGGGAAGATAATGCTTGTCCTTTCCTGCGCAATCGAAGAAATCTTTTAATTTCAGGATCGTAATTGATCAACTCTTTTATAGAAGAACGGGTCATAAACtactcaaaattctaaaaaaaaactgaACTTAACTCCTaaagtggtagtagtagtagtagtagtagtacttagaagaaaataattaaaagaaagtgATGAATAACAAGGACAGCAAAGATGACAAAAATAATAAGCGATCAAATAAAAATAGTAGTATGataatgttgttgttgtagttattattattattattaatagtagtagtagtagtagtaatagtaatagtagtagtagtagtggtggtggtggtggtggtggtggtggtggtggtggtggtggtagtggtagtggtagtggtagtagtggtggtggtggtggtggtgatgGTGGTAGTAGTGGTGGAGGTAGtgatagtagtggtagtagtggtagtaatagtagtagtggtagtggtagtggtagtagtagtggtagtggtagtggtagtagtagtggtttaatagtagtagtagtagtagtagtagtagtagtagtagtagtagtagtagtattagTAATAGTGATAGTGGTAACggtagtggtggtggtggtggtggtagtagtagtggtagtaatagtggtagtggtagtagtggtagtgatAATAGTGGTAGTAGAGGTAGTAGTAGTGGTgctagtagtggtagtggtagtagtggtagtagtggtagtagtagtggtagtagtggtagtggtgatagtggtagtagtggtagtggtagtagtggtagtgatagtagtggtagtagtggtagtgatagtagtggtagtagtgatagtagtggtagtagtagtggtagtagtggtagtagtggtagtagtaatagtagtagtagtagtagtagtagtagtagtagtagtagtagtagtagtagtagtagtagtagtagtagtagtagtagtagtagtagtagtagtagtagtagtagtagtagtagtagtagtattagTAGTGACAGTGATAGTAGTGATAGTAGTGATAGtggtggtggtagtagtagtagtagtggtggtagtggtagtggtggtagtagtagtggtgatAGTAATAGTGGTaatagtggtagtagtagtggtgatagtagtagtggtagtagtggtaatAGTAGTAgtgatagtagtagtag
This sequence is a window from Nicotiana sylvestris chromosome 3, ASM39365v2, whole genome shotgun sequence. Protein-coding genes within it:
- the LOC138888323 gene encoding uncharacterized protein; protein product: MTRSSIKELINYDPEIKRFLRLRRKGQALSSQSIACEGMEYQEVENINPREIPPSVQIEDQFDEVAPRPANRILRDYARPDRFNCESSVRKPPVAANNFEIRTGLIQTIQQSCIFIGDASKDPHSHLIDFLELVETTKYNGVPPKAIKLRLFPFSLKGDTKTWLRSLPQGSITTWDQMTQKFLNKYFSPAKTAKLRQDISNFLQTNTENVIDAAAGGSVMGKTTKEVLQLLNEISENDIQWPSEQNSQSFQKQQIQGPPGYQNPNHGQSNFRPYQQVGPYQQRPQQAHSSLDDLLYKYIKVTDEKMESQNSSLKNLQIQLSQLTALISEKIQGPLPSNTEKNPKDHLKAITLRSGKELDEPYADQSEQQVNNGKNIEIPSEPSQKNEVKKKEEKNIEKLTPLPVNIPFP